In a single window of the Metopolophium dirhodum isolate CAU chromosome 2, ASM1992520v1, whole genome shotgun sequence genome:
- the LOC132938889 gene encoding uncharacterized protein LOC132938889: MLKSPGKFAKKYSNNIDRIRSNRTMRRRKLFADGVVRSKPKTKSSAPDKDYGLAEPLDDLFSLSPEAFAEKKTAFLKNLDDVDIDEVEQMTRGQSQCDAWRNEGRKRLTASKFGEICKMRENTSCKIKVHNILYKYPTMCKSMSYGIEMEPHARRQFEELKGWDVRTCGLFIDREFPYLAASPDGLIDDDEILEIKCPFVAKDTKSAIEAVENKLNKMVDKLKL; encoded by the exons ATGCTAAAAAGCcccg gaaaatttgctaaaaaatattcaaataatattgacCGGATACGAAGTAACAGAACAATGAGACGACGAAAACTTTTCGCTGATGGAGTGGTACGATCcaaaccgaaaacaaaatctAGTGCGCCGGACAAAGACTATGGCTTAGCAGAGCCTTTGGATGACCTTTTTAGTCTCAGCCCAGAAGCTTTTgctgaaaaaaaaacagcatttttaaaaaatctggaTGATGTCGACATAGACGAGGTTGAACAGATGACGAGAGGACAGAGTCAATGCGATGCATGGAGAAACGAGGGTCGAAAAAGATTAACAGCGTCTAAGTTTGgagaaatatgtaaaatgaGAGAGAACACTAGCTGTAAAATCAAAgtccataacattttatataagtatccGACAATGTGTAAATCAATGAGCTATGGTATTGAAATGGAGCCTCATGCTAGGAGACAGTTTGAAGAACTGAAAGGGTGGGACGTACGTACTTGTGGTTTGTTTATTGACCGAGAATTCCCTTATTTGGCTGCAAGCCctg ATGGATTAATAGATGATGATGAAATACTAGAAATTAAGTGTCCATTTGTAGCAAAAGATACAAAGAGTGCCATTGAAGCAGTGGaaaataaattg AATAAAATGGTCGATAAACTAAAATTGTGA
- the LOC132938890 gene encoding zinc finger MYM-type protein 1-like, giving the protein MSLCVRYIEDCSIKEDFLTFIPIYDASGKGLARTIMIEIDKLGLKKENLVGQGYDGASSMSGIFNGVQKNIYDITPHALYVHCAAHSLNLAISKSCNIPEIRNCIGSISTITSFFRKSPIRELEQHHNLETSKLAFQLSKTITSNLSECCQYVNNCVKVINSIYENSEGEFHKLFLDVENVLSLVDETVKMPRLIRQSTYRNNIPVDSSEQYYRRSIFLPFLDYFKSQLIERFIKHNYIISYLYLQVATLPVSTSSAERSFSTLRRLKTYLRNSCSEDRLTGLALLSVHRGIQIDIEEIINTFSRMPRKVDFVL; this is encoded by the exons ATGTCCTTATGTGTGAGGTATATTGAAGATTGTAGTATTAAGGAagattttttaacttttattccTATTTATGACGCATCAGGAAAAGGATTAGCCCGTACAATAATGATTGAAATAGAcaaattaggtttaaaaaaggaaaatctAGTTGGTCAAGGCTATGATGGAGCTTCTTCGATGAGTGGTATATTTAATggagttcaaaaaaatatatacgatataacaCCTCACGCTTTATACGTTCATTGCGCCGCCCATTCGTTAAACCTCGCCATTAGTAAATCATGTAACATTCCTGAAATAAGAAATTGTATTGGATCTATATCTACAATAACTtcattttttcgaaaatcaCCAATAAG GGAACTTGAACAGCATCATAATTTAGAAACATCAAAACTTGCATTTCAACTTTCAAAAACTATCACCTCAA ATTTATCTGAGTGTTGTCAATATGTCAATAACTGTGTGAAagttattaattcaatttatgaaaatagtGAGGGAGAATtccacaaattatttttagatgtcGAAAATGTATTAAGCTTAGTAGATGAAACGGTTAAAATGCCACGATTAATTAGGCAATCTACCTATCGTAACAATATTCCGGTAGATTCGTCAGAACAGTATTATAGGAGAtcaatttttttgccatttttaGACTACTTCAAAAGTCAATTAATTGAAAGATTTATAAAACACAATTACATTATTTCTTATCTATACTTGCAAGTTGCAACACTCCCGGTGTCCACTTCATCTGCAGAACGTTCTTTTTCAACTTTAAGACGATTAAAAACCTATTTGAGGAATAGCTGCAGTGAAGATCGTCTGACAGGTTTAGCTTTATTGTCAGTCCACCGAGGTATCCAAATAGATATTGAAgaaataatcaatacattttcaagAATGCCACGTAAAGTTGACtttgttttatga
- the LOC132939011 gene encoding zinc finger protein 746-like, which translates to MFNCDQCPSVFARKDGLVRHGKIHAGIRFPCTVCTSTFNDKSHLKRHMKNIHGIVNVPAHLRPMSAAPIITQPVEQRIVQVAPAQVQIAPQIFVPDVPAGGSNMLTEDEMCMEAMDEFEDTG; encoded by the exons ATGTTCAACTGCGATCAGTGTCCGTCGGTGTTCGCACGTAAAGACGGTTTGGTTAGACATGGCAAAATTCATGCGGGCATACGTTTTCCGTGTACCGTATGTACATCGACATTCAACGATAAGTCGCATCTTAAAAGgcatatgaaaaatattcatg GTATCGTCAACGTTCCGGCTCACCTCAGACCAATGTCTGCTGCACCGATCATTACACAACCGGTAGAGCAAAGAATCGTTCAGGTTGCTCCAGCTCAAGTTCAGATTGCACCCCAAATATTTGTTCCTGATGTCCCGGCCGGTGGCTCGAACATGTTAACCGAAGACGAAATGTGTATGGAAGCCATGGACGAATTTGAGGATACaggttag
- the LOC132939010 gene encoding uncharacterized protein LOC132939010, whose product MASSLSSLAENLVTPEHENFRETAKHFVAGDMPLVTRKGVYPYEYTDSWERLEETRLPRKREFYSTLTETGIKEEDFEHAKLVWDHFGCTTLGEYSDLYIKIDVLLLADVFENFRDVCMRAYNLDAAHYFTAPGLSFDAMLKFTGQKLQLLDDYDMLLMFENGIRGGLVQASKRYAKANNAKTPGYDETKEKSWIVYQDCNNLYGWAMSQYMPYGGFNWVEPTLNGLDDLNDTSPIGRVYEVDVTYPQKLHDKHNDLPFLPQNSVPRGSKVRKLMATFEKKENYIIHYRNLQQAIKNGLIVEKVHRVIQFSQSDWLAKYIKLNTEMRKKAKNGFEKDFFKLMNNAVFGKTMQSKRKEMKMELVSCERRLQKLINKCTFKHCTNYNENLNAVALENTIIRFDKPIYIGFAVLDISKTMMYDYHYNVMKKHYGPRLTLMYTDTDSLVYHIQTDDFYKDLAANSSLLDRMDTGNLPSDHPCYVIERKKSPGYFSDEVDGDIITEFCGLRAKSYAFNVYAGPEERVGGEKIKAKGIRGHVVKNHMTLEDHRKCLFEEDGLELYTENVSIRSFNHQLMTIKTKKLTYNSYDDKRVVLEDKIHTLAYGHYSIEEDEPEDEWPELDYEVDDRGRRWSKLDKEFMRELLCYTTK is encoded by the exons ATGGCGTCGAGTCTGTCGTCCCTGGCCGAAAATTTAGTTACACCCGAACATGAGAACTTCCGTGAGACAGCCAAACATTTTGTCGCCGGAGATATGCCGCTTGTGACTCGTAAGGGGGTGTACCCGTACGAGTACACGGATAGTTGGGAGCGGCTGGAGGAGACGAGGTTACCGAGGAAGAGAGAATTTTATAGTACGTTGACAGAGACCGGGATTAAGGAGGAAGACTTTGAGCACGCGAAGTTGGTTTGGGACCACTTTGGCTGTACGACGTTGGGCGAGTATTCAGACCTGTATATCAAAATCGATGTATTGCTGTTGGCTGATGTGTTCGAAAACTTCCGCGACGTGTGCATGAGGGCATACAACCTGGACGCCGCCCATTATTTCACCGCCCCTGGACTTAGTTTCGATGCGATGCTTAAGTTCACGGGGCAAAAGCTGCAGTTGCTGGACGATTACGACATGTTGTTGATGTTCGAGAAtg gtatacgtgGTGGATTGGTTCAAGCGAGCAAACGATATGCGAAGGCGAATAATGCAAAGACCCCGGGGTATGATGAGACAAAAGAGAAATCGTGGATAGTGTATCAGGACT gtaacaaCTTGTACGGGTGGGCAATGTCCCAGTACATGCCGTACGGTGGGTTCAACTGGGTCGAACCTACATTAAACGGACTTGATGATTTGAACGACACATCACCCATAGGGCGAGTGTATGAGGTGGATGTAACATACCCACAAAAATTACATGATAAGCATAACGACCTGCCTTTCCTGCCGCAAAACAGCGTGCCTCGAGGGTCGAAGGTGAGGAAGTTGATGGCGACATTTGAGAAAAAGGAGAATTACATCATACATTATAGGAACCTACAGCAGGCCATTAAGAATGGTTTGATAgttgaaaaa gtacacagAGTTATTCAGTTTAGCCAGTCGGATTGGTTggctaaatatattaagttaaacaCAGAGATGAGGAAGAAGGCTAAGAACGGTTTTGAGAAAGACTTTTTTAAGCTGATGAACAATGCTGTATTTG gtaAAACGATGCAATCGAAGAGGAAAGAGATGAAGATGGAGTTGGTGTCGTGTGAGAGGAGGTTGCAGAAACTGATTAACAAGTGTACATTCAAACACTGTACCAATTATAATGAAAACCTAAACGCTGTCGCTTTAgagaatacaattattagattcgataaacctatatatattg gatTTGCAGTACTAGACATATCAAAAACAATGATGTATGACTATCATTACAATGTAATGAAGAAACACTATGGCCCTAGATTAACTCTTATGTATACTGACacag ATTCACTAGTGTATCACATTCAAACGGATGACTTCTACAAAGACTTGGCGGCTAACAGTAGCTTGTTGGATCGGATGGATACTGGCAACCTACCCAGTGACCATCCGTGCTATGTGATAGAAAGAAAGAAGTCCCCAGGATACTTTTCTGATGAAGTGGATGGTGATATAATTACTGAATTCTGTGGATTGAGAGCCAAGTCATATGCTTTCAATGTGTATGCCGGACCGGAGGAAAGAGTTGGTGGTGAAAAAATCAAAGCGAAGGGGATAAGAGGTCATGTGGTTAAAAACCACATGACTCTTGAAGATCATAGGAAGTGTTTGTTTGAAGAAGATGGATTGGAATTATATACAGAGAATGTGTCGATAAGATCATTCAACCACCAACTGATGacgataaaaacaaagaaattaaCGTATAACAGCTATGATGACAAGAGGGTGGTGCTAGaggataaaatacatacattagcATATGGACATTATAGTATAGA ggaaGATGAACCCGAGGATGAATGGCCTGAACTCGACTATGAGGTAGATGACAGAGGGCGACGATGGAGTAAACTGGATAAAGAGTTTATGAGGGAGCTTCTTTGTTACACaactaaatag